The following coding sequences lie in one Thalassoglobus polymorphus genomic window:
- a CDS encoding metallophosphoesterase has protein sequence MSKTSYHGLLMIGDPHLEGRQPGFRKDDYPNVILDKLDWSLAYAREHDLLPIILGDLFDKPRDNPTWMIGKLFEILKGEILSIYGNHDVHYQPELTEHDSLSLLVKAGCLRMVSADNPWVGVVNEHPVIVSGSSYRQEIPKKFDPLSFVASKKQTPIVFWLTHHDILIPGYDEGRVKPSEIPGIDVIINGHIHRRLETVQKGGTHWLTPGNISRRSRSDATREHIPSVLRIDVTDNDWQANHIEIPHSAFEDVFHDAVIETVPEAGSSAFIAGLSELQSRRTSTGAGLKEFLKQNLDQFESNVADEIWKLAEEVTHE, from the coding sequence ATGAGCAAAACCAGTTATCACGGATTACTGATGATTGGCGATCCGCACCTTGAAGGTCGGCAACCCGGTTTTCGAAAAGATGACTACCCGAACGTCATTCTCGATAAACTGGATTGGTCGCTGGCCTATGCTCGGGAGCACGATCTCTTACCCATCATTCTGGGAGACCTCTTCGATAAGCCACGCGACAATCCGACTTGGATGATTGGAAAACTCTTTGAAATTTTAAAAGGGGAAATCCTCTCCATTTATGGAAATCATGATGTCCATTATCAACCGGAGCTGACCGAACATGATTCGTTGAGCCTGCTCGTCAAAGCAGGGTGTTTACGAATGGTTAGTGCCGACAATCCCTGGGTTGGAGTCGTCAATGAGCATCCAGTCATTGTGAGTGGATCATCTTATCGTCAGGAGATTCCGAAGAAGTTTGATCCGCTTAGTTTTGTGGCAAGCAAGAAGCAAACCCCGATTGTTTTCTGGCTAACGCACCATGACATTTTAATCCCAGGCTATGACGAAGGCCGGGTGAAGCCCAGTGAAATTCCGGGCATTGACGTCATCATCAATGGACATATTCACAGGCGATTAGAAACTGTTCAAAAAGGAGGGACGCATTGGCTGACTCCTGGGAATATCTCACGCCGCTCGCGCAGCGATGCCACCAGAGAACATATTCCGTCGGTTTTAAGAATCGATGTTACAGATAATGACTGGCAGGCGAACCACATCGAAATTCCGCACTCTGCGTTTGAAGATGTGTTTCATGACGCGGTCATTGAAACAGTTCCGGAAGCCGGGTCGTCGGCTTTTATCGCGGGACTTTCAGAGTTGCAATCCAGGCGGACCAGCACCGGGGCTGGACTAAAAGAGTTTTTGAAACAGAATCTTGATCAATTTGAATCCAACGTTGCAGACGAAATCTGGAAACTGGCAGAGGAAGTGACTCATGAGTAA
- a CDS encoding Arc family DNA binding domain-containing protein — translation MARESFLLRTDPKILDALRQWADDELRSSNAQLDFVLRDALSKAGRLPKEKKPPKKKSQN, via the coding sequence ATGGCTCGTGAATCGTTTCTTCTTCGGACTGATCCAAAAATCCTGGACGCATTGCGTCAATGGGCGGATGATGAACTCCGCAGTTCGAATGCTCAACTCGACTTTGTTCTGCGAGATGCATTAAGCAAAGCAGGGCGGTTGCCGAAAGAGAAAAAGCCTCCGAAGAAGAAGTCTCAGAATTGA
- a CDS encoding BaiN/RdsA family NAD(P)/FAD-dependent oxidoreductase: protein MKTVSETYDVAIIGGGAAGLMAAVQLARLREDLSIAVLDGAKRLGAKILISGGGRCNVTNQAVTAKDFNGGSRNVVKRVLKAFSANKTVEFFESLGVPLHEEQHGKLFPDSNKARSVLDALINEADSRGVKILTENRVDRIGKDSGSFCVETHLRQLQARSVVLSTGGKSVPKTGSDGFGFELAKSLGHTILPTFPALAPMLLDGHFHEGLSGIAQEVEITLEVQGEKPKRFTGSMLWTHFGISGPVVLDFSRHWHAAHDTGAAQSVICNFLPDLQPQQIHEEILKAAEQNSKGSLRKFLSQRLPGRFVDSLLAELQVPKEMTFSQFRKEQRKDLVKTLTERKLSVTDSRGFRYAEATAGGVPLAEVNPSTMESRCCDNLFLSGEILDIDGRLGGFNFQWAWSSASVAAVGIANHPIHMSRI from the coding sequence ATGAAAACCGTTTCGGAAACATATGACGTTGCCATCATCGGTGGAGGAGCTGCCGGATTGATGGCTGCGGTTCAGCTTGCTCGTTTGCGCGAAGATCTTAGCATAGCTGTTTTGGATGGAGCAAAACGTCTGGGGGCGAAGATCCTGATCAGCGGGGGAGGACGGTGTAATGTGACGAACCAAGCTGTCACCGCTAAAGACTTTAACGGTGGAAGTCGGAATGTCGTCAAACGGGTGTTGAAAGCTTTCTCAGCCAACAAAACCGTCGAGTTCTTTGAGTCGCTCGGCGTCCCGCTGCATGAAGAACAACATGGCAAGCTTTTCCCGGACTCGAACAAAGCACGTTCCGTGCTGGATGCTCTCATCAATGAGGCTGACTCACGCGGTGTGAAAATTCTGACGGAAAATCGTGTTGATCGCATCGGCAAGGACTCAGGATCATTTTGCGTGGAAACGCATCTTCGTCAGCTTCAGGCTCGTTCTGTCGTCCTCTCCACAGGTGGGAAGTCGGTCCCGAAGACAGGGAGCGATGGCTTTGGTTTTGAGTTGGCGAAATCGCTTGGGCATACCATTTTGCCTACATTCCCGGCACTCGCTCCAATGCTTCTCGATGGCCACTTCCATGAAGGGCTCTCCGGGATCGCGCAAGAGGTCGAGATCACGCTGGAGGTTCAGGGTGAGAAGCCAAAACGGTTCACTGGTTCGATGTTATGGACACACTTCGGGATTAGTGGGCCGGTCGTTCTCGACTTTTCCAGGCATTGGCACGCAGCCCATGACACCGGGGCGGCGCAGTCAGTGATCTGTAACTTCCTGCCAGATCTTCAACCGCAGCAAATTCATGAGGAGATTCTGAAGGCGGCGGAGCAGAATTCGAAAGGCTCACTCAGAAAGTTTCTGTCGCAACGGTTGCCGGGTCGATTTGTGGACAGCTTGCTGGCTGAACTTCAGGTCCCTAAAGAGATGACCTTCTCGCAGTTTCGAAAAGAGCAGCGCAAGGATTTGGTCAAGACCCTGACCGAGCGAAAACTTTCAGTCACGGACAGCCGAGGATTTCGATATGCGGAAGCAACTGCGGGGGGCGTCCCGCTGGCTGAAGTGAATCCGTCGACGATGGAGTCCAGATGCTGCGACAACCTGTTTCTGAGCGGCGAGATACTTGACATCGACGGTCGACTTGGTGGCTTCAACTTTCAATGGGCCTGGTCCTCAGCCAGTGTGGCCGCTGTCGGGATCGCAAACCATCCGATTCATATGTCAAGAATTTGA
- a CDS encoding SDR family NAD(P)-dependent oxidoreductase, whose translation MNIDLSNRTAVVTGASSGIGKATAIRLAKAGANVFTGDVQLRDETTAEFQSLGIHQQVCDVTNLDQLKSLINGAAKATGRLDILVNNAGIIMVKQIDDVSEEDWDRCIDTNVKAVFFGTKFAIPHMRKVGGGSIVNTASNAGILPRAHDPVYSISKQSVVGITRSLALCHSKDRIRVNCVCPGPVGETEIMEEGLREFADREAAVRKFIYASPLARALDRMISPDEIAQSILYLVSDAAEMVTGTSVTIDGGKSLGVPPEA comes from the coding sequence ATGAACATTGACCTCTCAAATCGAACAGCTGTTGTTACCGGAGCAAGTAGCGGAATAGGAAAGGCGACAGCGATTCGTCTTGCCAAAGCCGGAGCCAACGTCTTCACCGGCGATGTCCAGCTTCGTGACGAGACCACAGCGGAATTTCAATCGCTGGGAATCCATCAACAGGTTTGTGATGTGACAAATCTCGACCAGTTAAAGTCTCTCATCAACGGAGCTGCAAAGGCGACCGGTCGGCTGGATATCCTCGTCAATAATGCGGGGATTATCATGGTGAAACAGATCGATGACGTCTCAGAGGAAGACTGGGATCGCTGCATCGACACGAACGTGAAAGCAGTCTTCTTCGGGACGAAATTCGCTATTCCCCACATGCGGAAAGTTGGCGGCGGAAGTATCGTCAACACGGCCAGCAATGCCGGAATCCTGCCCAGGGCACACGATCCGGTCTATTCCATCAGCAAACAATCAGTTGTTGGAATCACGCGCAGTCTGGCATTGTGCCATTCCAAAGATCGCATTCGCGTGAATTGCGTTTGCCCCGGACCTGTCGGTGAGACCGAGATCATGGAAGAAGGCCTCCGCGAATTTGCCGACCGAGAAGCGGCAGTCCGAAAGTTTATCTACGCCAGCCCCTTAGCTCGCGCACTCGATCGTATGATTAGCCCAGACGAAATCGCGCAGTCGATTCTGTATCTCGTCAGCGACGCTGCGGAAATGGTGACCGGAACTTCCGTAACCATCGACGGCGGAAAGTCTCTGGGAGTCCCCCCGGAAGCTTGA
- a CDS encoding metallophosphoesterase, with amino-acid sequence MKVGIFSDSHDHLDNIRRVVKMFNDLKVDVVLFAGDLVSTFAVPPLRQLNCKMYGCFGDNEGNKTGLKGGFRVLGEIQDAPAQYTLQDGTRVVIVHMERQLNGFDGEFDIAIYGHTHRPNIKRDDQNRLFINPGETSGWTFNAPTIAVLDTETEDVEILPIDMSQPLSSWEEDRRKRAAQASTQTE; translated from the coding sequence ATGAAGGTAGGAATCTTCTCCGATTCGCACGATCATCTCGATAACATTCGTCGGGTGGTCAAGATGTTCAACGATCTGAAAGTCGACGTGGTCCTCTTCGCGGGGGACCTTGTTTCGACATTTGCAGTCCCTCCACTGCGTCAACTCAATTGCAAAATGTATGGTTGCTTTGGAGATAATGAAGGAAACAAAACTGGCCTGAAAGGTGGGTTTCGAGTCTTGGGCGAAATTCAGGATGCTCCTGCACAATACACTTTGCAGGATGGAACACGTGTCGTCATTGTGCACATGGAGCGTCAACTCAACGGTTTCGATGGAGAGTTCGATATCGCAATCTATGGTCACACACATCGTCCCAACATTAAACGAGACGATCAGAATCGCTTGTTTATTAACCCCGGAGAGACCTCGGGCTGGACCTTCAACGCTCCAACAATCGCTGTGCTTGATACAGAAACCGAGGATGTCGAGATTCTTCCAATCGACATGAGCCAACCGCTCTCCAGTTGGGAAGAAGATCGCCGAAAGCGGGCGGCTCAAGCGTCGACTCAAACCGAATAA
- a CDS encoding citrate/2-methylcitrate synthase, protein MSQEIYHPGLRGVIAGETEICRLEDGIQYRGYCLHDLAEGATFLEVAYLLLFDELPSEEQYADFLSILTEEQKLPSIIEEVFERIPVHVPPLEVLRTGVGLLSHLDPQSSENLMLAGHDQTIRLLARLPLVIGAWHRLRLGLPVLAAKQELSYIGNMYYLLTGSVPNALFERALEVAFITCAEHEFNPSTYVARIVGSTRSNQYGPILAAMDAFIGTSHGGGDDHPLDVLDEVGCPENAQAWVEGLSPETPIPGFGHPVYKDCDPRAMILETECERLASACQRMDMETLADSIEQAVWNVRKTPPNIDWPLCRLLSYLGVERDLFRSLFAAARIAGWSAHAVEQCETNEVIRPRARYRGAEDCHFEPLRHRSE, encoded by the coding sequence ATGTCTCAGGAAATTTATCATCCCGGTTTACGAGGGGTGATCGCTGGTGAGACAGAAATCTGTCGTCTTGAAGATGGAATTCAATACCGTGGATACTGCCTCCACGACTTAGCTGAAGGTGCGACTTTTCTTGAAGTTGCTTACTTACTTCTGTTTGATGAGCTTCCCTCAGAAGAACAATACGCAGATTTTCTGAGCATCTTGACTGAAGAGCAAAAGCTCCCCAGCATCATCGAAGAAGTCTTCGAGAGAATACCCGTTCACGTTCCTCCGTTGGAAGTACTACGCACGGGCGTTGGCTTGCTGAGTCATCTCGATCCGCAGTCGAGCGAAAACTTGATGCTTGCGGGACATGATCAAACGATACGCTTGCTGGCCCGATTGCCGCTGGTGATTGGAGCATGGCATCGACTCAGGCTCGGTTTGCCGGTCCTCGCTGCCAAGCAGGAACTCAGTTACATCGGCAATATGTATTACCTGCTCACAGGGAGCGTTCCCAACGCGCTGTTTGAGCGTGCTTTGGAAGTTGCGTTCATCACGTGTGCTGAGCATGAATTTAACCCGTCGACCTATGTCGCAAGAATCGTCGGGTCGACGCGCAGCAATCAATATGGTCCGATCCTGGCTGCGATGGATGCGTTTATCGGGACGTCGCATGGTGGTGGTGATGATCATCCACTCGATGTTCTGGATGAAGTCGGTTGCCCGGAGAACGCACAAGCCTGGGTGGAAGGTCTCAGTCCAGAAACTCCAATCCCCGGATTTGGTCATCCCGTCTACAAAGACTGCGACCCTCGCGCAATGATTCTGGAAACGGAATGTGAGCGTTTGGCGAGTGCGTGTCAGCGTATGGATATGGAAACGCTTGCAGATTCAATCGAACAAGCTGTCTGGAACGTACGCAAAACTCCACCGAATATCGATTGGCCTTTGTGTCGGCTGCTCTCCTATCTTGGCGTGGAGCGGGATCTGTTTCGGTCATTATTCGCCGCTGCTCGCATCGCAGGCTGGAGTGCCCATGCTGTCGAACAGTGCGAAACCAACGAAGTGATTCGTCCGCGCGCGCGCTATCGCGGTGCCGAAGATTGTCACTTCGAACCGCTACGACATCGGTCCGAGTAA
- a CDS encoding AAA family ATPase, giving the protein MIKRIELKNFMSHEHTVIEPAAGLTVLIGANNVGKSAVIAALQILCYNDNSTYVMRHGTKDCSITVETDDGHLVEWRRKKSPSYTIDGQKFDRLARSGTPDELHQVLKLPKVKGSGADEFDVHFGSQKSPIFLLDESGATAARFFASSSDAIRLVAMQQRHKEKLRDAKKERVRLDLESKRLNAELAALDPAVEIERRVEKLEDDFSALRELEQTVAELTQLESTLEKQLHKFAAFNAEVKALSLLQSPPVITPTEPLGKVVQKVVDLEFDVTRSSEQLKALKPLAAPPELSDVLSLEKRILDIEKQSLELQASQKVQGILDGLVSPPALPSTDELQSLMDQIVESSQRVAYESDCLSSLSKLQSVPTIGETESLKGLVEELSKDELRVSQYQEHSFILKELKPLELEDVKLLAKTVGELEAASLTSERYEAQLSLLSSFESPSIVDESGHIEEVSLQLEEDLKEVHYWEEEVSKFQRELEIVTAGLQQAATDQDCPVCGGKLNVDRLLEQAERGSL; this is encoded by the coding sequence ATGATCAAACGGATTGAGCTGAAGAATTTCATGTCCCACGAGCACACCGTCATTGAACCGGCGGCGGGGCTGACGGTGTTGATCGGGGCGAATAATGTCGGGAAAAGTGCGGTCATCGCGGCACTGCAAATCTTGTGTTACAACGACAATTCAACCTATGTGATGCGTCATGGAACCAAAGACTGTTCCATCACTGTTGAAACGGATGACGGGCATTTGGTGGAATGGCGACGCAAGAAGTCGCCGAGCTACACAATCGATGGTCAAAAATTCGACCGCCTTGCAAGAAGCGGAACCCCTGATGAACTCCATCAGGTCTTAAAACTTCCGAAAGTGAAAGGGAGCGGGGCCGACGAATTCGATGTCCACTTCGGTTCGCAAAAGTCACCGATCTTTCTCCTGGATGAGTCGGGTGCGACCGCTGCAAGATTCTTTGCGTCATCCTCTGATGCAATTCGTTTAGTCGCGATGCAGCAGCGGCACAAAGAGAAACTCCGCGATGCCAAGAAAGAGCGGGTAAGACTTGATCTTGAATCAAAACGCCTCAACGCAGAACTCGCTGCCCTCGATCCAGCGGTTGAGATCGAACGACGTGTCGAAAAGCTTGAAGATGACTTTTCGGCACTGAGAGAACTCGAACAAACAGTCGCAGAACTGACGCAACTGGAGTCAACCTTAGAAAAGCAGCTTCACAAATTTGCAGCTTTCAACGCAGAGGTGAAAGCTCTCAGCCTCCTTCAATCACCACCCGTGATTACTCCAACAGAACCACTTGGAAAAGTGGTTCAAAAGGTTGTTGATCTGGAGTTTGACGTCACTCGATCTTCGGAACAGCTCAAGGCGCTAAAGCCGCTTGCTGCTCCACCCGAGCTCAGCGATGTCTTGTCACTTGAGAAGCGAATTCTTGACATTGAAAAACAAAGTCTGGAACTCCAGGCGTCTCAAAAAGTGCAGGGAATTCTCGATGGGCTCGTTTCCCCGCCAGCTTTGCCATCGACTGATGAGCTGCAAAGCCTGATGGATCAGATTGTCGAATCGTCCCAGCGGGTCGCCTACGAATCTGATTGTCTCAGTTCGCTGTCGAAGTTACAGAGTGTGCCAACAATTGGTGAAACGGAGTCACTAAAGGGGCTGGTCGAAGAACTCTCGAAAGATGAGCTTCGTGTGAGTCAGTATCAAGAGCATTCCTTCATTTTGAAGGAACTGAAACCGTTGGAGTTGGAAGATGTCAAATTGCTTGCAAAAACTGTGGGTGAGCTAGAAGCAGCGTCATTGACGAGTGAGCGGTATGAGGCTCAACTGAGTTTGCTGAGTTCTTTCGAATCACCATCAATTGTGGATGAGTCAGGTCATATCGAGGAAGTTAGTTTGCAGCTGGAGGAGGATCTCAAAGAAGTCCATTATTGGGAAGAAGAGGTCTCAAAATTTCAGCGAGAACTTGAAATTGTGACCGCAGGACTTCAGCAAGCGGCGACAGATCAAGATTGTCCGGTCTGCGGTGGCAAGCTCAACGTTGATCGACTTCTTGAGCAGGCGGAGAGGGGATCGTTATGA
- a CDS encoding family 16 glycoside hydrolase, with translation MLPCFKLDALVACFVLIATTSVSIGGETVDLFNGKNFDGWVQHGGKAEYTIEGDVIVGTSVQDTPNSFLCTKKHYGDFILEVEFKVDPGLNSGIQIRSNVYDEDREVVTKASDGKTRKRKVAAGRVHGYQVEIDPSPRAWSGGIYDEGRRGWLNNLEGEKNKPAREAFKQNEWNHYKVAAIGDSIKTWINGVPAADLKDDMTPSGFIALQVHGIGKDQKKVGKQIRWRNIKLQEVKLAKADKQKADKQKEDKQYVEYKGKAGPGKGKKVVLIAGDEEYRSEEVLPQLGKILSQRHGFDCRVVFPIDPESGQINPNYGKNIPGLEALEDADLMIILTRFRALPDDQMQYIDNYLKSGKPVIGMRTSTHAFNFPKESKWAHYGNYYNGEMKEWQDGFGRLVLGEHWISHHGKHKVQSTRGVIVDEQKDHPILQGVGKIWGPTDVYGVRLPLPGDSQPLVLGQVVNRKGDAEKGDPLYGMRETDTEPDKSKNSPMMPVVWTKTYELPDGKKGQVVNTTMGSSTDFLNEGVRRILVNAAYSLTGLENKIPETGTNVDIVGEFEPTAYEFRRGDYWPKRNMRVEEHELN, from the coding sequence ATGCTTCCGTGTTTCAAGCTCGATGCGCTAGTCGCCTGCTTTGTCCTGATCGCTACGACATCGGTTTCGATTGGTGGCGAAACGGTCGACCTCTTCAACGGGAAAAATTTCGATGGATGGGTGCAGCATGGCGGCAAGGCGGAGTATACAATCGAAGGCGATGTGATCGTAGGGACGTCCGTTCAGGATACCCCCAACAGCTTTCTCTGTACAAAAAAACATTACGGGGACTTCATTCTGGAAGTCGAATTCAAAGTCGATCCCGGACTCAATTCGGGGATTCAAATTCGCAGCAACGTCTACGACGAAGATCGTGAAGTTGTCACAAAAGCTTCAGACGGGAAGACTCGAAAAAGAAAAGTCGCAGCTGGTCGTGTCCATGGATATCAGGTGGAGATTGACCCATCTCCACGAGCCTGGTCAGGCGGAATTTACGACGAAGGACGGCGTGGTTGGCTGAACAATCTCGAAGGTGAAAAGAACAAACCTGCGCGGGAAGCATTCAAGCAAAACGAGTGGAACCATTACAAAGTCGCAGCCATCGGAGACTCCATCAAAACGTGGATCAATGGCGTTCCAGCTGCGGATCTGAAAGATGATATGACCCCCTCTGGTTTCATTGCGCTGCAAGTTCATGGGATTGGTAAAGATCAAAAAAAAGTCGGAAAGCAAATTCGTTGGCGGAATATCAAGCTGCAAGAAGTGAAGCTCGCAAAAGCTGACAAGCAAAAAGCTGACAAGCAAAAAGAGGACAAGCAGTACGTTGAATACAAAGGCAAAGCGGGACCGGGGAAGGGGAAGAAGGTTGTCCTCATCGCGGGTGATGAAGAATATCGATCGGAAGAAGTCCTCCCGCAACTTGGGAAAATTCTTTCACAACGACACGGGTTTGACTGCCGGGTTGTCTTTCCCATTGATCCTGAGTCTGGACAGATTAATCCAAATTACGGAAAGAATATCCCCGGGCTGGAAGCTCTCGAAGATGCGGACTTGATGATCATTTTAACTCGCTTCCGTGCATTGCCGGATGACCAGATGCAATACATCGATAACTATCTGAAGAGCGGGAAGCCGGTCATCGGGATGCGAACTTCGACACATGCGTTCAACTTCCCCAAAGAGAGCAAGTGGGCACATTACGGAAACTATTACAATGGCGAGATGAAAGAGTGGCAAGATGGTTTCGGTCGTCTTGTTCTTGGCGAACACTGGATTAGTCACCATGGAAAACACAAAGTTCAAAGCACTCGAGGAGTGATCGTTGACGAACAAAAAGATCACCCCATTCTGCAAGGTGTTGGGAAGATCTGGGGACCAACCGACGTCTATGGTGTGCGACTTCCACTCCCGGGGGACTCTCAACCGCTCGTTCTTGGACAAGTCGTCAATCGCAAAGGAGATGCCGAGAAAGGTGACCCACTCTACGGAATGCGAGAAACAGATACCGAGCCCGACAAAAGTAAAAACTCACCCATGATGCCAGTGGTATGGACGAAAACATACGAGCTTCCCGACGGCAAAAAAGGACAAGTTGTCAACACCACGATGGGCTCATCAACTGACTTCCTCAACGAAGGTGTTCGTCGCATTCTTGTGAATGCCGCGTACTCTCTCACAGGTTTGGAAAACAAAATTCCAGAGACAGGAACAAACGTTGATATCGTCGGCGAGTTTGAACCGACAGCTTATGAATTTCGCCGTGGCGACTATTGGCCCAAACGTAACATGCGTGTTGAGGAACATGAACTCAACTGA
- a CDS encoding SPFH domain-containing protein, with protein MIKEKMFKPNPGWGMLVAVFALFFGGLGLIIWNANQYSVIVPLIFVGIGMMLLAFISLFGFLAVAPNDSRVLLLFGDYKGTVRTSGFYWVNPFYSKKKLSLRVRNFETGSSQGHDKKNDAGMVIEKGRRSGGKPSKVNDRDGNPIDISAVVVWRVTDTAEALFEVDDFENYVEVQSEAALRVLASRHPYDSEDHEVSLRGSTSEVCDQLQTDIQERLDQAGVEVIEARISHLAYSPEIAAAMLQRQQAQAVVAARTQIVAGAVGMVEMALEHLEKDKIIDLDDERKASMVSNLLVVLCSDRHTQPVINTGSLYN; from the coding sequence ATGATCAAAGAAAAAATGTTCAAGCCGAATCCGGGCTGGGGGATGTTGGTGGCAGTCTTTGCCTTGTTTTTTGGAGGATTGGGGCTGATCATCTGGAATGCGAATCAGTACAGCGTCATCGTTCCATTGATATTTGTTGGGATCGGAATGATGCTGCTCGCGTTCATATCCCTGTTTGGGTTTCTTGCAGTTGCCCCCAACGATTCGCGGGTCTTGCTGTTGTTCGGCGATTACAAGGGGACTGTGCGAACTTCCGGATTTTATTGGGTGAATCCGTTCTACTCCAAGAAAAAACTCTCTTTGAGAGTGCGTAACTTTGAGACCGGTTCCAGCCAGGGGCATGACAAGAAGAATGACGCCGGAATGGTGATTGAAAAAGGAAGGCGTTCAGGTGGAAAGCCCTCGAAAGTCAATGATCGTGATGGCAACCCGATTGATATTTCTGCGGTCGTTGTCTGGAGAGTGACTGATACCGCTGAGGCCTTATTTGAAGTTGATGACTTCGAAAATTATGTCGAAGTTCAGAGTGAAGCTGCCTTGCGAGTTCTGGCGAGTCGGCACCCGTACGATAGTGAAGACCATGAAGTTTCACTTCGCGGAAGCACTTCTGAAGTGTGCGATCAGTTGCAAACTGATATCCAGGAGCGTTTGGATCAGGCAGGTGTGGAAGTGATTGAGGCTCGCATCAGTCATTTAGCGTACTCACCCGAAATCGCCGCTGCGATGTTGCAACGTCAACAGGCTCAGGCCGTCGTGGCAGCTCGCACCCAGATTGTTGCAGGTGCTGTCGGGATGGTCGAAATGGCACTCGAGCATCTGGAAAAAGACAAGATTATTGATCTGGATGATGAACGAAAAGCGTCGATGGTTTCCAATCTGCTTGTCGTTTTGTGTAGTGATCGTCATACACAACCGGTGATCAATACAGGTTCGCTCTACAATTGA
- a CDS encoding SDR family NAD(P)-dependent oxidoreductase, whose amino-acid sequence MLPGIKLFDMTGRVAIITGGSKGLGKAMAEGLASAGASVVLVSRNETEAQAAAEQIRNEYGTEAIGFGANVTKSQEIQAVVDQTIRDQNRIDVLINSAGINIRGSIEDVTLEQFREVQETNVTGTWICNKAVIPHMKQAQYGRIINLASTLGLVGLANRTPYTSSKGAVVQMTRGLGLELADFGVTCNAICPGPFLTPMNEPIADSEEAKKFIVGAVALNRWGRMEEIQGAALFLASNASSYMTGSMVTVDGGWTAR is encoded by the coding sequence ATGTTACCCGGAATCAAGCTCTTTGATATGACTGGCCGTGTCGCCATCATCACTGGCGGATCGAAAGGTTTAGGCAAGGCGATGGCAGAAGGACTTGCCAGTGCGGGAGCAAGTGTTGTTCTGGTCAGTCGAAATGAAACTGAAGCACAAGCAGCAGCCGAGCAGATTCGCAACGAGTATGGAACCGAAGCAATCGGATTCGGAGCCAATGTCACGAAATCGCAAGAGATCCAAGCTGTCGTCGATCAAACAATTCGCGATCAAAATCGCATCGATGTCCTCATCAACAGTGCTGGAATCAACATTCGTGGATCAATTGAAGACGTGACACTTGAACAGTTCAGAGAGGTTCAAGAAACAAATGTGACTGGAACCTGGATTTGCAATAAAGCTGTCATCCCGCACATGAAGCAAGCCCAATACGGACGGATCATCAACCTGGCAAGCACATTGGGGTTGGTCGGTCTGGCGAACAGAACACCTTACACATCGAGTAAAGGGGCTGTCGTGCAAATGACTCGTGGATTGGGGCTCGAACTTGCTGATTTCGGAGTGACATGTAACGCCATCTGTCCCGGTCCGTTCCTCACACCGATGAACGAACCGATCGCCGATTCTGAAGAGGCCAAGAAATTCATCGTAGGGGCAGTCGCCTTGAATCGCTGGGGCAGGATGGAGGAAATTCAGGGCGCAGCCCTGTTCCTCGCCAGCAATGCATCCAGTTATATGACCGGCAGCATGGTCACCGTCGATGGTGGTTGGACCGCCCGATAA